A genomic stretch from Dissulfurispira thermophila includes:
- the selB gene encoding selenocysteine-specific translation elongation factor produces the protein MKNVILGTAGHIDHGKSSLVKALTGIDPDRLKEEKERGITIDLGFANLFYPDGLAVGIVDVPGHERLIKNMLAGAGGIDIVLMVIAADEGIMPQTREHLSICKLLKIKTGIIAITKADLVDADWLSLITDDIRGFVKGTFLEDAVIVPVSSKTGMNIDLLKEVIRDAVLNVKPKLTEGLFRLPIDRVFTLKGFGTVVTGTALSGTISLDAPVEILPSKITSKVRGLQSHGRSVERAYAGQRIGINLQGVERESLRRGDVVVVPDRFVPTRVIDAKVDLLSDAPTLKNRSLVHFYSGTAETVARIILYDKDEISAGESCYCQFRLNEPVVVLSADRYIIRRFSPLETIGGGEILDPHPVRRKKKEGINDLITIEQGNIKDKIEVKVRKAHLNGCTISEIEGWVLSDMPEINSAIQGLVKEGRLIKSQGILFHKDSFELFKNEVISNLIRFHKENPLKSGISKEELRAKMPFSTSRFSNLITIIDSIVIEKETLRLRDFKPSLAQADRGVKTKILAILSSGGFQPPIKSELAQKLSISEKEILDMLKLLAKEGAVVRINDSMYITKEHYDKMLELLKDFYAKNKEMTVAEFRDMLGTSRKYALPLLEYLDSSRITLRVGDIRKFMLK, from the coding sequence ATGAAAAACGTGATATTAGGAACTGCCGGCCATATTGACCACGGCAAGAGCTCTCTTGTGAAAGCCCTCACAGGTATAGACCCTGATAGATTGAAGGAAGAAAAGGAAAGAGGCATTACCATTGATTTAGGTTTTGCAAACCTTTTTTATCCTGATGGCCTTGCTGTTGGGATTGTGGATGTGCCAGGACATGAGCGACTTATAAAAAATATGCTCGCAGGTGCTGGAGGTATTGATATTGTCTTAATGGTTATTGCTGCTGATGAAGGAATTATGCCGCAAACAAGAGAGCATTTATCTATATGCAAACTACTGAAAATCAAGACAGGCATTATAGCGATAACAAAGGCAGACCTTGTGGATGCTGATTGGCTTAGTCTTATAACAGATGATATAAGGGGATTTGTAAAGGGCACATTCCTTGAAGATGCAGTTATTGTTCCTGTGTCTTCGAAAACAGGTATGAATATAGATTTGCTGAAGGAAGTGATAAGAGATGCAGTATTAAATGTAAAGCCTAAATTAACAGAAGGACTATTCAGGCTCCCAATAGATAGGGTTTTTACACTGAAGGGTTTTGGCACAGTGGTGACAGGTACTGCTTTGTCAGGGACTATATCTCTTGATGCACCTGTGGAAATACTACCTTCGAAAATAACATCAAAGGTGAGAGGCCTGCAGAGTCACGGCAGGAGCGTTGAAAGAGCATATGCAGGACAGAGGATAGGGATTAATCTTCAAGGTGTTGAGAGGGAATCCCTGAGACGAGGAGATGTGGTTGTTGTTCCTGATAGATTTGTTCCTACAAGGGTGATAGATGCAAAGGTAGATTTGCTTTCAGATGCACCTACACTAAAAAACAGAAGTCTTGTGCACTTTTACTCAGGCACTGCTGAGACTGTTGCAAGGATTATACTCTATGACAAGGATGAGATAAGTGCAGGGGAGTCATGCTATTGCCAATTCAGACTCAATGAGCCTGTTGTAGTGCTTTCAGCAGACAGGTATATAATCAGGAGATTTTCACCTCTTGAGACAATAGGTGGTGGAGAGATACTTGATCCGCACCCTGTAAGGAGAAAGAAAAAAGAGGGAATAAATGACCTTATAACTATTGAGCAAGGTAATATCAAAGATAAGATAGAAGTAAAAGTGAGAAAGGCACATCTTAACGGATGCACTATTTCTGAAATCGAGGGCTGGGTGTTATCAGATATGCCAGAGATAAACTCAGCAATACAAGGTCTTGTAAAGGAGGGAAGACTTATAAAAAGTCAGGGTATTCTTTTTCATAAAGATAGCTTCGAGTTATTTAAAAATGAGGTCATATCTAATCTCATTCGGTTTCATAAAGAAAATCCACTTAAATCAGGTATTTCAAAAGAAGAATTAAGGGCAAAGATGCCATTTTCTACATCGAGATTTTCGAATCTCATTACAATCATAGACAGCATTGTCATAGAAAAGGAGACATTAAGGCTCAGGGATTTCAAGCCATCTCTTGCACAGGCAGATAGAGGAGTTAAAACTAAAATCCTTGCTATTCTAAGCAGTGGAGGATTTCAACCTCCCATAAAATCTGAACTTGCTCAGAAATTGTCTATTTCAGAGAAGGAGATTTTAGACATGCTGAAGCTGCTTGCAAAAGAGGGTGCTGTAGTCAGGATTAATGACTCAATGTATATAACAAAAGAACATTATGATAAGATGCTCGAATTGCTAAAAGACTTCTATGCAAAAAATAAAGAAATGACAGTAGCTGAATTTAGAGATATGCTTGGAACTTCCAGAAAGTATGCCCTTCCTTTGCTTGAATATCTTGATTCGAGCAGGATTACACTGAGGGTTGGGGATATAAGGAAATTCATGTTAAAATAG
- the glmM gene encoding phosphoglucosamine mutase, with protein sequence MSHGIRLFGTDGIRGRVNKSPMTPENVLRIGMAVASVLKDDHGRNMVLIGKDTRLSGYMIESALTSGICSMGMNVTLVGPIPTPGIAFLTRTLRLDAGIVISASHNPFGDNGIKIFSSAGFKLSGDIEGKIEQLVADEDFPAKRPTNEKVGKAYRLDDAVGRYIEYIKSTIPREIDLEGLRVVVDTANGAAYKVTPILLRELGAEVISINDRPDGININDNCGSLHIDCLVDAVKKNNAHIGIAHDGDADRTLFVDEKGNAVDGDMILGMWAPEMKKEGKLKGNGVVATVMTNLGIERYLSLKGIKLIRTKVGDRYVVEEMKKGGYNFGGEQSGHIIFFDYNTTGDGPVTALQVLYLMRKKNRLISELTSDIELYPQVLLNVHVSGERVKGKDIKESPEITKVIEHATRKLGDKGRILVRPSGTEPKIRVMVEAEDGKMAKEVAEDIAEVIQNSVRGF encoded by the coding sequence ATGAGCCATGGTATAAGATTATTTGGCACAGATGGGATAAGAGGCAGGGTGAACAAGTCTCCGATGACACCTGAAAATGTTTTGAGGATAGGCATGGCGGTTGCCTCTGTGCTAAAGGACGATCACGGAAGGAATATGGTGTTGATAGGCAAAGATACACGACTTTCAGGCTATATGATAGAGAGTGCCCTAACATCTGGTATATGCTCTATGGGAATGAATGTTACACTCGTTGGGCCAATACCGACTCCTGGCATAGCCTTTCTGACGCGCACGTTAAGGCTCGATGCAGGGATTGTAATTTCAGCCTCTCACAATCCATTTGGAGATAACGGCATTAAGATATTTTCATCAGCAGGTTTTAAGCTGTCTGGCGATATTGAAGGAAAAATCGAACAACTTGTAGCAGATGAGGACTTTCCAGCCAAAAGGCCAACTAATGAAAAGGTTGGTAAGGCATATAGACTCGATGATGCAGTAGGGAGATATATAGAATATATAAAATCAACAATACCAAGGGAAATAGATCTTGAAGGCTTAAGAGTAGTTGTGGATACTGCAAATGGTGCTGCCTATAAGGTTACCCCTATACTTTTAAGGGAGCTTGGCGCAGAGGTAATATCAATAAATGACAGGCCTGATGGCATTAATATAAATGACAACTGTGGCTCACTACATATAGATTGTCTTGTTGATGCTGTAAAGAAGAATAATGCGCATATAGGTATAGCGCATGACGGTGATGCAGACAGGACACTCTTTGTAGATGAGAAAGGCAATGCAGTGGATGGTGATATGATACTGGGGATGTGGGCACCTGAAATGAAAAAAGAGGGCAAACTCAAGGGTAATGGTGTTGTTGCAACTGTTATGACAAATTTAGGGATTGAGAGGTACCTGTCATTAAAGGGCATAAAATTAATAAGGACAAAGGTTGGAGACAGATATGTCGTAGAGGAGATGAAAAAAGGAGGCTATAACTTTGGTGGTGAACAATCAGGGCATATAATATTTTTTGACTATAATACCACGGGAGATGGTCCTGTTACTGCCCTTCAGGTGCTGTATCTCATGAGGAAAAAAAATAGGCTAATCTCGGAGTTGACATCAGATATAGAGCTTTATCCACAGGTACTTCTGAATGTTCATGTTTCAGGGGAAAGGGTTAAAGGTAAGGACATTAAGGAATCTCCTGAAATAACAAAGGTTATTGAGCATGCAACCAGGAAACTTGGTGACAAAGGGAGGATTCTTGTAAGACCGTCAGGAACAGAGCCAAAGATAAGGGTTATGGTAGAGGCGGAGGATGGTAAGATGGCAAAAGAAGTGGCAGAAGATATAGCAGAAGTGATACAGAATAGTGTCAGGGGTTTTTAA
- a CDS encoding LA_3696 family protein: MPVITIPKALRDKLGDEAAESFAVLLKEVEHEGRKDALVLAEERFERRLSEEVASLRVKISEVKTELEAKISEVKAELETKISEVKAELEAKISEVKVDIIKWMFIFWAGQIVVLIAILQIFFRK, encoded by the coding sequence ATGCCTGTAATAACCATACCAAAGGCATTGAGAGACAAGCTTGGAGATGAGGCAGCAGAGTCCTTTGCAGTGCTTCTTAAAGAAGTAGAGCATGAAGGCAGAAAAGACGCCCTTGTGCTGGCAGAGGAGAGATTTGAACGCAGGCTCTCTGAAGAAGTAGCATCACTAAGAGTAAAAATCAGTGAGGTAAAAACTGAACTCGAAGCTAAAATCAGTGAGGTGAAAGCAGAACTCGAAACAAAAATCAGTGAGGTAAAGGCTGAACTCGAAGCTAAAATCAGTGAGGTAAAGGTTGACATTATTAAGTGGATGTTTATCTTCTGGGCTGGGCAGATAGTCGTATTGATAGCTATATTACAGATATTCTTCCGTAAATAA
- a CDS encoding DNA internalization-related competence protein ComEC/Rec2 has translation MSFLKFRKQTGYHIFIIAIIAVSGFYYAKMRYVPQLSPSNIAGETIQLQGIVASDVQETTIFNADYSGFSYRIKVKSPENLKEIRLISNEPLQKGEPKSQRFFGAERDKVYDIKAQIPKDAYSLNPGVAYSLLTGYAIEVKEIGSNQTGFFERLRMRLDGFMKGNLSPESASFLMSIITGERSLISKNTRDAFNATGLAHILSISGTHFGLLWLVLFNFFRFFVKILPHNVLVRLTLYITPSQIAAVLSIPFMIAYLGISDMSIPSIRAFIMITLFLFSLLIYRKGFWLNTLLFAAIVIILIQPDSILDLSFQLSFIAVLCIGLVAEQKDRTAAERQALDARRLSLGARRMVRYCSSALKISLAASIGTAPLVAYYFHYVSLISPITNLMITPFIGFIILPLSILSSFVFLISGVFPLSRFIGVITNFVLDVIKHIAQWNFVDIKIPAFPFILLIMFYIGVLVYVIVKMQNRQIGSPKSRRLFGTGMAEILPIAIPIGIAIVPIVFYTGIKLLEPSGISITYLDVGQGDSAVVELPDKKTIVIDTGRKGFQTGEFLKYRGIKNVEAIILSHGQSDHAGGIRRLLRDFKVREVWDNSRLIYPDDFFDYINEATIHRKLQRGDIIEGEGYKITVLHPYDGFYTMHSTGNEENNDCIVLRIQGYRNSFLFTGDIGEEAEEDLLYLGEYLKSNVMKVPHHGSRSSASEMFFKAVSPEIAVISVGRKNTYGHPHVETLDMLFDARVYRTDVDGAIGIHESSDGRIRVKTWRDFQFVEAKTLSDELMNVKRLFWVW, from the coding sequence ATGTCTTTTTTAAAATTCAGAAAACAGACAGGCTATCATATTTTTATCATTGCTATTATTGCAGTTTCAGGATTCTATTATGCAAAGATGAGATATGTCCCACAGTTATCTCCTTCTAATATTGCTGGTGAGACTATTCAATTACAGGGCATAGTGGCTTCAGATGTGCAAGAGACTACTATATTCAATGCTGATTATTCAGGTTTTTCTTATCGAATAAAAGTCAAATCTCCAGAAAACTTAAAAGAAATTCGATTGATAAGTAATGAGCCATTGCAAAAGGGGGAGCCAAAAAGTCAGAGATTTTTTGGGGCAGAAAGGGACAAGGTATATGACATAAAAGCACAGATTCCAAAAGATGCATATTCTTTAAATCCCGGCGTTGCTTATAGCTTGCTTACAGGATATGCTATTGAAGTTAAAGAGATAGGCAGTAATCAGACAGGATTTTTTGAAAGGTTGAGGATGCGGCTCGATGGTTTTATGAAAGGGAATCTTTCTCCTGAATCTGCATCGTTTTTAATGTCTATAATAACAGGTGAGCGAAGTCTGATTTCAAAAAATACAAGAGATGCATTCAATGCTACAGGGCTTGCGCATATACTGAGCATATCAGGGACACATTTTGGTTTGTTGTGGCTTGTTTTATTTAATTTTTTCAGATTTTTTGTAAAGATATTGCCACATAATGTGCTTGTCAGATTAACGCTTTATATTACTCCTTCACAGATAGCCGCAGTTTTGAGCATTCCATTTATGATTGCATATCTTGGCATATCTGACATGAGCATACCATCTATAAGGGCATTCATTATGATTACACTTTTTCTTTTCAGCCTCCTGATTTATAGAAAGGGATTTTGGCTTAATACATTGCTTTTTGCAGCGATTGTGATAATCCTGATCCAGCCTGATTCAATACTTGACTTATCATTTCAGCTTTCTTTCATTGCTGTATTATGTATAGGCTTAGTTGCAGAGCAAAAGGACAGAACAGCAGCAGAGCGTCAGGCTCTTGATGCCCGACGCCTATCTCTCGGTGCTCGGCGCATGGTGCGATACTGCTCTTCTGCTCTCAAAATATCTCTCGCTGCAAGTATTGGAACTGCACCACTTGTTGCCTATTATTTTCATTATGTTTCTTTAATATCACCTATCACAAATCTTATGATCACACCGTTTATCGGATTTATTATTCTTCCTTTATCTATTTTGTCATCATTTGTTTTTCTTATATCAGGCGTTTTTCCGCTATCGAGGTTTATTGGTGTGATTACAAATTTTGTCCTTGATGTAATAAAACATATAGCACAATGGAACTTTGTTGATATAAAGATTCCGGCATTCCCTTTCATACTGCTTATTATGTTTTATATTGGAGTTTTGGTTTATGTAATTGTCAAAATGCAAAATAGGCAAATAGGGTCCCCAAAAAGTCGAAGACTTTTTGGGACAGGAATGGCAGAAATATTGCCTATAGCCATTCCGATTGGTATTGCAATTGTTCCGATTGTTTTTTACACTGGCATCAAACTTCTTGAACCCAGTGGAATAAGCATCACTTATCTTGATGTGGGGCAGGGAGATTCTGCAGTGGTTGAACTTCCTGATAAAAAGACAATTGTTATAGATACTGGCAGGAAGGGATTTCAGACAGGTGAATTTTTGAAATATAGGGGAATAAAAAATGTCGAAGCAATTATTTTATCTCATGGACAATCTGACCATGCCGGCGGAATACGGCGTCTTTTGAGGGATTTTAAAGTCCGTGAAGTCTGGGATAACAGCAGGCTTATTTATCCTGATGATTTTTTTGATTATATAAATGAAGCTACAATTCATAGAAAACTTCAACGCGGCGATATTATCGAAGGCGAAGGATACAAAATTACTGTTCTTCATCCTTATGATGGTTTTTACACAATGCATTCGACAGGCAATGAAGAGAATAATGATTGTATTGTCTTAAGGATTCAGGGATATAGAAATTCTTTTCTTTTTACAGGCGACATTGGGGAAGAAGCAGAGGAAGATTTGCTTTATCTTGGAGAATATCTCAAAAGTAATGTCATGAAGGTCCCGCATCATGGTAGCCGTTCATCTGCATCAGAAATGTTTTTCAAAGCAGTCTCTCCTGAAATAGCAGTAATTAGTGTTGGCAGAAAAAATACTTATGGTCATCCACATGTTGAAACACTTGATATGCTGTTTGATGCCCGAGTATATAGGACAGATGTTGATGGTGCAATAGGCATTCATGAATCATCGGATGGAAGGATTAGAGTCAAGACATGGAGGGATTTTCAATTTGTGGAGGCAAAGACATTAAGCGACGAACTTATGAATGTGAAAAGGTTGTTTTGGGTATGGTAA
- the ispF gene encoding 2-C-methyl-D-erythritol 2,4-cyclodiphosphate synthase translates to MRIGIGYDSHRLVEGRKLILGGIDIPFEKGLLGHSDGDVLCHAIIDAIIGAIGEGDIGKHFPDTDNKWKDASSIMLLKHIVELAKSKGFEIVWIDSIVITERPKIAPYIESMKEAISQAGISQSILNIKAKTNEGMGFIGRGEGIAAQATCLLRQK, encoded by the coding sequence ATGCGTATAGGCATTGGCTATGATTCACATAGACTTGTTGAGGGTAGGAAACTCATTCTTGGAGGAATAGATATTCCTTTTGAGAAGGGTCTGCTCGGGCATTCAGACGGCGATGTCCTCTGTCATGCGATTATTGATGCAATTATAGGCGCAATAGGTGAAGGCGATATTGGAAAACACTTTCCAGATACAGACAACAAATGGAAAGATGCCTCAAGCATTATGCTTTTAAAACATATCGTTGAACTTGCAAAATCAAAGGGCTTTGAGATTGTCTGGATTGACTCTATAGTCATAACAGAAAGACCAAAGATTGCACCTTATATAGAATCTATGAAAGAGGCTATTTCACAAGCAGGTATTTCTCAATCAATCCTAAATATCAAGGCAAAGACAAACGAGGGAATGGGATTTATTGGTCGTGGCGAGGGCATTGCTGCTCAGGCAACGTGTTTGTTGAGACAGAAGTAA
- the hisH gene encoding imidazole glycerol phosphate synthase subunit HisH, whose product MIAIVDYGMGNIRSVEKGFIKVGADVRVTSDAKIITDAKGIVLPGVGAFRDCIKNLDNLKLLDTIVKEIQKGKPYLGICLGLQILFTESEEFGICRGLDVFKGRVVKFRFGAGSDLKIPHMGWNTVKFVKKPPVFNEIQDNAYFYFVHSYYVVPDDKGIVAGVTEYGIEFTSIVWKDNIFATQFHPEKSQELGLKILKGFNEFVQI is encoded by the coding sequence ATGATTGCTATTGTTGACTATGGAATGGGTAATATCAGAAGCGTTGAAAAGGGATTTATAAAGGTTGGCGCTGATGTAAGGGTTACATCTGATGCAAAGATTATCACTGATGCAAAAGGCATAGTACTGCCAGGTGTTGGTGCATTCAGGGATTGCATTAAAAACCTTGATAATCTTAAGCTCCTTGATACAATTGTAAAAGAAATACAGAAAGGCAAACCATATCTGGGCATATGTCTCGGACTGCAGATATTGTTTACCGAGTCTGAAGAGTTCGGTATATGCAGAGGACTGGATGTGTTCAAGGGAAGGGTTGTCAAATTCAGATTTGGTGCCGGTTCTGATTTGAAGATTCCACACATGGGCTGGAATACAGTAAAATTTGTCAAAAAACCACCTGTATTTAATGAAATACAGGACAATGCATATTTTTACTTTGTGCATTCTTATTATGTTGTCCCTGATGATAAAGGCATTGTTGCAGGTGTAACTGAATATGGTATAGAGTTTACCTCTATAGTCTGGAAGGACAATATATTTGCAACACAATTTCACCCAGAAAAGAGTCAGGAACTTGGGCTGAAAATCCTCAAAGGCTTTAATGAATTTGTTCAGATATGA
- a CDS encoding PIN/TRAM domain-containing protein, with protein MNIFARIAIVTVFIFAGYLYGIKYGFVAEGLIAGLFFGIISIIIESRMRKVSFGSIFGGLLGLSIGLIFANLILLPLRYVITDEGRMLSSFIMNAILGYGGMFVGLHRGRNLTIPAIMRLFKGQELEKDLKILDTSVIIDGRIADVIEAGFVEGTFIIPQFILQELQYIADSPDPMRRTKGRRGLDILHRIQKMSNIDVRIVEEDFPKIKEVDAKLVALARLMNAKVITNDFNLNKVAQLQGVSVLNINELSNVLKPVVLPGESLSLFVVKEGKEYNQGVAYLDDGTMVVIENGRKLIGKNVEVTVTSVLQTTAGRMIFAKPKEEE; from the coding sequence TTGAATATCTTTGCAAGGATTGCCATAGTTACAGTTTTTATATTTGCAGGTTATTTGTATGGCATTAAGTATGGCTTTGTGGCTGAGGGATTAATAGCAGGCCTTTTTTTTGGAATCATCTCGATAATCATAGAATCAAGGATGAGGAAGGTCTCTTTTGGTTCGATTTTTGGAGGTCTTTTGGGACTAAGTATTGGCCTTATTTTTGCCAATCTGATTTTACTGCCGCTTAGATATGTTATTACTGATGAAGGTCGTATGCTGTCTTCATTTATCATGAATGCAATTCTGGGCTATGGTGGCATGTTTGTTGGTCTTCATAGAGGTAGAAATCTCACAATTCCTGCAATCATGCGATTGTTTAAAGGGCAGGAATTAGAAAAAGACCTTAAGATTTTAGATACAAGCGTGATTATCGATGGCCGTATTGCAGATGTTATTGAGGCAGGATTTGTGGAGGGTACATTTATTATCCCACAATTTATCCTTCAGGAACTTCAGTATATAGCAGACTCTCCTGACCCGATGAGAAGGACAAAGGGAAGAAGAGGACTCGATATACTGCATAGGATACAGAAGATGTCTAATATTGATGTCAGAATAGTCGAAGAAGACTTCCCTAAAATAAAAGAGGTTGATGCAAAGCTTGTGGCACTTGCAAGGCTTATGAATGCAAAGGTAATAACAAATGACTTTAATCTAAACAAGGTTGCACAACTTCAGGGTGTGTCTGTGCTGAATATAAATGAGCTTTCAAATGTACTTAAGCCAGTGGTATTACCCGGAGAGTCTCTTAGTCTATTTGTTGTGAAAGAAGGCAAAGAATACAATCAGGGTGTTGCATATCTCGATGATGGGACAATGGTTGTTATAGAAAATGGGCGAAAGCTTATAGGCAAGAATGTGGAAGTCACAGTTACCAGCGTTTTACAGACAACAGCAGGAAGGATGATATTTGCCAAGCCGAAAGAAGAAGAGTAG
- a CDS encoding DegQ family serine endoprotease, protein MMKKSFIWVIIILLIGFLLGGITYYLLSKAVVQPYTPFTPRVPKQIEETSRAFSDIVKAVSPSVVNISSMKVVKRQPSPFDDFFDFLYPFPDGRGRKWKEQSLGSGVIVSSDGYIVTNNHVVEQADEIKVLLIDKKSFKAKIVGSDPKTDIAIIKIDAKGLPMIPWGDSDKLQVGEFVLAIGNPFGLSHTVTMGIISAVGRADIGITDYENFIQTDAAINPGNSGGPLVNIKGELIGINTAIFSKTGGYQGIGFAVPSNMVRIVMDQLIKQGKVTRGWLGITIQEITPEIAQKFGLKQSEGALVSDVARNSPAHKAGIIRGDIILEFNGKKIRDVATLRNMVAQSRIGSQVEMKILRRDKEIIIRAIIMELPADLSDVVPSSLQSTDMNESALSGVTVMDLNAAIAKQLGIDRDEKGVVIVKIEHGSSAEDVGLRKGDVIQEMDRQRINNMSDFNKMTSKIKTGDSVLLFINRSGKKFYVALPPQ, encoded by the coding sequence ATGATGAAGAAAAGTTTTATATGGGTAATCATTATACTCCTTATAGGGTTTCTGCTTGGTGGGATTACTTATTATTTGCTCAGTAAGGCAGTTGTCCAGCCATATACACCATTTACTCCTCGTGTGCCAAAACAGATAGAGGAGACGAGTCGTGCATTCTCTGATATTGTAAAGGCAGTATCTCCGTCGGTTGTCAATATCTCGAGCATGAAGGTGGTGAAAAGGCAGCCATCTCCATTTGATGATTTTTTTGACTTCCTTTATCCATTCCCTGATGGTAGAGGAAGAAAATGGAAGGAGCAAAGTCTTGGCTCAGGGGTTATTGTCTCATCAGATGGATATATAGTTACAAACAACCATGTAGTTGAGCAAGCAGATGAGATAAAGGTTCTCCTGATAGATAAAAAGAGCTTTAAGGCAAAGATTGTTGGTTCAGATCCCAAGACAGACATTGCCATTATCAAGATAGATGCAAAGGGACTCCCTATGATTCCATGGGGGGACTCAGATAAACTTCAGGTTGGAGAATTCGTCCTTGCCATAGGAAATCCATTTGGTCTGAGCCATACTGTGACAATGGGCATTATCAGTGCAGTCGGAAGGGCAGATATTGGTATTACAGATTATGAGAATTTTATACAGACAGATGCTGCAATAAATCCTGGAAATTCAGGAGGACCACTGGTAAATATTAAGGGTGAATTGATTGGAATTAATACAGCAATATTTTCTAAGACAGGTGGGTATCAAGGAATTGGATTTGCTGTCCCGAGCAATATGGTCCGTATTGTTATGGATCAATTAATAAAACAGGGCAAGGTAACAAGAGGATGGCTTGGCATAACAATCCAGGAGATTACGCCTGAAATTGCCCAAAAGTTTGGACTCAAGCAATCCGAGGGTGCTCTTGTCAGTGATGTTGCCAGAAACAGCCCGGCACACAAGGCAGGCATTATACGAGGAGATATTATCCTTGAATTTAACGGCAAAAAGATAAGGGATGTTGCTACATTGAGAAATATGGTTGCACAGAGCAGGATTGGCTCACAGGTTGAGATGAAAATATTAAGACGAGACAAAGAGATAATCATCAGGGCAATAATAATGGAATTGCCTGCAGACCTTAGCGATGTGGTTCCAAGTTCTTTACAGAGTACGGATATGAATGAAAGTGCATTATCAGGGGTAACAGTTATGGATTTAAATGCTGCCATTGCAAAACAGCTTGGGATAGACAGAGATGAGAAGGGCGTGGTTATTGTTAAAATAGAACATGGCTCATCTGCAGAGGATGTAGGTTTGCGAAAAGGGGATGTCATACAGGAGATGGACCGTCAAAGGATTAATAATATGAGTGATTTTAACAAGATGACATCAAAGATAAAGACAGGAGATTCTGTTTTATTGTTTATAAATCGTAGTGGCAAGAAGTTTTATGTTGCTCTGCCGCCGCAATAA
- the ispD gene encoding 2-C-methyl-D-erythritol 4-phosphate cytidylyltransferase, translating into MKTKRDRVVAIVPAAGLGKRFGEEKNKPFYSLFGKPLIIWSLQALQAVEEITEIVPVLKENDLIMCGDLVEQYNITKVKRIVPGGKERQDSVYNGIKTVDDKTSVVLIHDGARPLIESDIVRKSLKELKDCDGVVVGVPVKDTIKEVHGSSLMAHGKEEVIVKNTLNRNVLWAIQTPQVFFFEKIRDAYVKAAADRYYATDDAALIEQYGGKIKIIMGSYRNIKITTPEDIDIAEALLKGG; encoded by the coding sequence ATGAAGACTAAAAGAGATAGAGTTGTTGCCATAGTCCCGGCTGCAGGGCTTGGAAAGAGATTTGGTGAAGAAAAAAACAAGCCTTTCTATTCCTTGTTTGGAAAACCACTGATTATATGGTCACTTCAGGCGCTCCAGGCTGTTGAGGAGATAACAGAGATAGTACCTGTGCTGAAAGAGAATGATTTGATAATGTGTGGTGACCTTGTAGAGCAATATAATATCACAAAGGTAAAGCGCATAGTGCCCGGTGGCAAGGAGAGGCAGGACTCTGTTTACAATGGCATTAAGACTGTTGATGATAAAACATCTGTTGTGCTCATACATGATGGAGCAAGGCCTCTCATAGAAAGCGATATTGTCAGAAAATCTCTTAAAGAGTTAAAAGATTGTGACGGTGTTGTGGTTGGTGTGCCTGTTAAGGATACGATAAAAGAAGTTCATGGCTCATCGCTCATGGCTCATGGGAAAGAGGAGGTCATTGTAAAAAATACATTAAACCGCAATGTCCTGTGGGCGATTCAGACACCACAGGTATTTTTCTTTGAAAAGATAAGAGACGCTTATGTAAAGGCTGCTGCTGATAGATATTACGCTACTGATGATGCTGCCTTGATTGAGCAATATGGCGGAAAGATTAAGATTATAATGGGTTCATACAGGAATATAAAGATAACCACGCCAGAAGATATAGATATCGCCGAAGCACTATTAAAAGGAGGCTAA